The following are encoded together in the Erpetoichthys calabaricus chromosome 16, fErpCal1.3, whole genome shotgun sequence genome:
- the LOC114666394 gene encoding synaptosomal-associated protein 23-like yields MADLSVEDITMRANQVTDESLESTRRMLQMAEESKETGVRTLGMLDEQGEQLNRVEEGLDHINEDMKDAEKNLTNLTKCCGLCICPCDRVKSFETSDQYKKSYGSNTDSSDKVISSQPYSKQNGQQQSTGTAQGPYIKRITNDAREDEMEDNLDQVGNLIGNLKNMAVDMGNEIDKQNKQIDRITEKADVNRARIDDANQRANKLIKS; encoded by the exons ATGGCAGATTTGTCAGTAGAAGACATCACGATGAGAGCCAACCAGGTCACAGATGAA TCACTGGAAAGTACCCGAAGAATGCTGCAGATGGCTGAAGAG agCAAGGAGACTGGTGTGCGAACACTGGGCATGCTGGATGAACAGGGAG AGCAATTGAATCGTGTTGAAGAAGGTCTGGATCATATCAATGAGGATATGAAGGATGCTGAGAAGAATCTGACTAACTTGACTAAATGTTGTGGTTTGTGCATTTGTCCATGTGACAG AGTTAAAAGCTTTGAGACATCAGATCAATACAAGAAAAGCTATGGCTCCAACACAGACAGTTCCGATAAGGTGATATCCAGTCAGCCTTATAGTAAGCAAAATGGGCAGCAGCAGTCCACTGGAACAGCACAGGGTCCATATATCAAAAG AATTACAAATGATGCCCGGGAGGATGAGATGGAAGACAACTTGGACCAAGTGGGAAATCTCATTGGCAATTTGAAGAATATGGCAGTGGACATGGGCAATGAGATTGACAAGCAGAATAAACAGATTGATCGTATCACAGAGAAG GCTGATGTCAACAGGGCGCGCATTGATGATGCCAACCAGAGGGCCAACAAACTCATTAAAAGCTAA